Proteins found in one Podarcis muralis chromosome 5, rPodMur119.hap1.1, whole genome shotgun sequence genomic segment:
- the LRIF1 gene encoding ligand-dependent nuclear receptor-interacting factor 1 isoform X1: MSRLPEGAAQSQDRKGEGHEGSGASAASPCVTGHIYKVVHTTGLDGKNLLELLPLSKRIGNIVSLVQPPVISDAKGEDSMSGHSHLKDLFTNITPSSFVKAPELNTATPGKLILPKPLEEMENMEVAPLAKENPTTPSTSTIHSSYHSADNSWGKDATLVSPHKSSAEYVPVNKKLPVTVKSPVVPSGHHLQIPAHAEVKSVPASFLPPTIQQKILATAASNAFRTCEVTNASTVIYVSPVNTVKTHSKPLPNLCPQPVGEVSKSLVLTMAQTAASSSALVTSDSLGNQSSPMKWVVEENPQSASCLVPVKSSNSVASNILKTLVNPEDGINNPASILPTCSNNLNESQAKLPSINDNALVMFNGKVYLLTKKESTVTSASKCGSQVSLGAETHFRKNALPFINSAADSTITNQVVNLVLSKNKGIAPYAKDPKSNENMRLFPQSELKDFKVMSPSFTPPHGNLQVSSTSQPEAVSTPENVLAGGNVAKISVTKERIKHCLQKIIPPKVPAAALKPSTRHGTSEDQDRQMERILAGVAAQIKQRKQRKLCLELRKKFGLHREERVYLQRIPLSVILRKSEATVCSNNVQMSDSCKLPPEVPIKPGREEEEEITEEQEEELNIKRKAKMLPIQENTKKQKTEIQSIPKPNLKCGNSDSAVDNPSSSCTQLVSEQGNPTSILQFSQRVDPHSNLCVQSNEENKISTSALHYSEHETPLSKGTFREDFSFNPPDLEETIRDEKIAKLKLMLREREAALEEIRKKMQQT; encoded by the exons ATGTCCCGACTGCCCgagggggcagctcagagccAGGACAGGAAGGGCGAGGGGCACGAGGGGTCCGGAGCTTCCGCCGCCTCGCCCTG TGTTACAGGTCATATATACAAAGTAGTTCACACTACTGGTCTGGATGGAAAAAACCTTCTGGAATTGCTTCCACTTTCTAAACGTATAGGAAACATTGTGTCGTTGGTTCAGCCACCAGTCATATCTGATGCTAAAGGGGAAGACTCCATGTCTGGTCATAGTCATCTTAAGGACCTCTTTACAAATATAACTCCGTCTTCATTTGTTAAAGCTCCTGAACTTAATACAGCTACTCCTGGAAAATTAATTTTACCAAAGCCATTGGAAGAAATGGAAAATATGGAAGTAGCTCCTCTTGCAAAAGAGAACCCAACTACGCCATCAACTTCTACCATTCACAGCAGTTATCATTCAGCTGATAATTCCTGGGGAAAGGATGCTACTCTAGTTTCCCCACACAAGAGCAGTGCAGAATATGTACCTGTGAATAAAAAACTCCCAGTTACTGTGAAGAGTCCTGTAGTGCCCTCTGGACATCACCTCCAAATACCAGCGCACGCAGAAGTAAAATCTGTCCCAGCTTCTTTTTTGCCTCCAACAATTCAACAGAAGATACTGGCCACAGCAGCCTCAAATGCCTTTAGAACATGTGAAGTTACAAACGCATCAACTGTTATATATGTGTCGCCAGTAAATACAGTGAAAACACATTCAAAACCATTGCCAAATTTATGTCCACAGCCTGTCGGGGAAGTATCAAAATCTTTGGTGCTGACAATGGcacaaacagcagccagtagttCTGCCCTGGTAACGTCTGATAGCTTGGGAAACCAGTCATCTCCTATGAAGTGGGTTGTTGAAGAAAACCCACAATCAGCATCCTGCCTTGTTCCTGTAAAGTCGTCAAACAGCGTGGCATCAAATATCTTAAAAACATTGGTTAATCCTGAAGATGGAATAAACAACCCTGCCAGTATTCTGCCTACTTGTTCGAACAACCTGAATGAAAGCCAAGCAAAATTGCCCTCGATTAATGATAATGCTCTGGTGATGTTCAATGGGAAGGTGTATTTACTGACTAAGAAAGAGTCCACTGTGACATCAGCAAGCAAATGTGGCAGCCAAGTATCACTCGGTGCTGAAACACATTTCAGAAAAAATGCATTACCGTTCATTAATTCAGCTGCAGATAGTACAATAACCAACCAAGTTGTCAATTTAGTATTGTCGAAGAACAAAGGAATTGCCCCTTATGCAAAGGATCCAAAATCCAATGAGAATATGAGACTTTTCCCACAGTCTGAACTAAAGGATTTTAAAGTTATGTCTCCATCGTTCACACCACCACATGGGAATCTGCAAGTAAGCAGCACCAGCCAACCTGAGGCAGTGTCCACACCGGAAAACGTCCTAGCTGGAGGAAATGTTGCTAAAATATCAGTCACAAAAGAAAGGATAAAGCATTGCTTACAGAAAATTATTCCTCCAAAAGTACCTGCTGCTGCTTTAAAGCCATCTACAAGGCATGGTACTTCTGAAGACCAAGATCGACAG ATGGAGAGGATACTTGCAGGAGTGGCTGCTCAGATCAAACAAAGGAAACAGAGAAAACTCTGTCTTGAGTTGAGAAAAAAATTTGGCCTGCATAGAGAAGAGAGAGTATATCTGCAGAGAATTCCTTTATCAGTTATTCTCAGAAAATCAGAAGCGACTGTGTGTTCCAACAATGTACAGATGAGTGACTCTTGCAAGTTGCCACCGGAAGTACCTATTAAACCTGGacgtgaggaagaggaagag atAACTGAGGAACAGGAGGAAGAGTTGAATATAAAGAGGAAGGCAAAAATGCTACCAAtacaagaaaatacaaagaaGCAGAAAACAGAAATACAATCTATACCAAAGCCAAATTTGAAATGTGGCAACTCTGACTCAGCAGTGGATAACCCGAGTAGCTCTTGCACACAACTTGTATCAGAGCAAGGAAATCCTACAAGCATTCTGCAGTTCTCTCAAAGGGTGGACCCACACTCAAATCTTTGTGTTCAGAGTAATGAAGAGAACAAAATTTCAACCTCAGCTTTACACTACAGTGAACATGAAACTCCTTTAAGCAAGGGTACTTTCAGAGAAGATTTTTCATTTAACCCTCCAGATCTGGAGGAAACAATAAGAGATGAAAAAATAGCAAAGCTTAAACTCATGCTGAGGGAACGAGAGGCAGCACTAGAGGAAATTCGTAAAAAAATGCAGCAGACGTGA
- the LRIF1 gene encoding ligand-dependent nuclear receptor-interacting factor 1 isoform X2 yields the protein MSGHSHLKDLFTNITPSSFVKAPELNTATPGKLILPKPLEEMENMEVAPLAKENPTTPSTSTIHSSYHSADNSWGKDATLVSPHKSSAEYVPVNKKLPVTVKSPVVPSGHHLQIPAHAEVKSVPASFLPPTIQQKILATAASNAFRTCEVTNASTVIYVSPVNTVKTHSKPLPNLCPQPVGEVSKSLVLTMAQTAASSSALVTSDSLGNQSSPMKWVVEENPQSASCLVPVKSSNSVASNILKTLVNPEDGINNPASILPTCSNNLNESQAKLPSINDNALVMFNGKVYLLTKKESTVTSASKCGSQVSLGAETHFRKNALPFINSAADSTITNQVVNLVLSKNKGIAPYAKDPKSNENMRLFPQSELKDFKVMSPSFTPPHGNLQVSSTSQPEAVSTPENVLAGGNVAKISVTKERIKHCLQKIIPPKVPAAALKPSTRHGTSEDQDRQMERILAGVAAQIKQRKQRKLCLELRKKFGLHREERVYLQRIPLSVILRKSEATVCSNNVQMSDSCKLPPEVPIKPGREEEEEITEEQEEELNIKRKAKMLPIQENTKKQKTEIQSIPKPNLKCGNSDSAVDNPSSSCTQLVSEQGNPTSILQFSQRVDPHSNLCVQSNEENKISTSALHYSEHETPLSKGTFREDFSFNPPDLEETIRDEKIAKLKLMLREREAALEEIRKKMQQT from the exons ATGTCTGGTCATAGTCATCTTAAGGACCTCTTTACAAATATAACTCCGTCTTCATTTGTTAAAGCTCCTGAACTTAATACAGCTACTCCTGGAAAATTAATTTTACCAAAGCCATTGGAAGAAATGGAAAATATGGAAGTAGCTCCTCTTGCAAAAGAGAACCCAACTACGCCATCAACTTCTACCATTCACAGCAGTTATCATTCAGCTGATAATTCCTGGGGAAAGGATGCTACTCTAGTTTCCCCACACAAGAGCAGTGCAGAATATGTACCTGTGAATAAAAAACTCCCAGTTACTGTGAAGAGTCCTGTAGTGCCCTCTGGACATCACCTCCAAATACCAGCGCACGCAGAAGTAAAATCTGTCCCAGCTTCTTTTTTGCCTCCAACAATTCAACAGAAGATACTGGCCACAGCAGCCTCAAATGCCTTTAGAACATGTGAAGTTACAAACGCATCAACTGTTATATATGTGTCGCCAGTAAATACAGTGAAAACACATTCAAAACCATTGCCAAATTTATGTCCACAGCCTGTCGGGGAAGTATCAAAATCTTTGGTGCTGACAATGGcacaaacagcagccagtagttCTGCCCTGGTAACGTCTGATAGCTTGGGAAACCAGTCATCTCCTATGAAGTGGGTTGTTGAAGAAAACCCACAATCAGCATCCTGCCTTGTTCCTGTAAAGTCGTCAAACAGCGTGGCATCAAATATCTTAAAAACATTGGTTAATCCTGAAGATGGAATAAACAACCCTGCCAGTATTCTGCCTACTTGTTCGAACAACCTGAATGAAAGCCAAGCAAAATTGCCCTCGATTAATGATAATGCTCTGGTGATGTTCAATGGGAAGGTGTATTTACTGACTAAGAAAGAGTCCACTGTGACATCAGCAAGCAAATGTGGCAGCCAAGTATCACTCGGTGCTGAAACACATTTCAGAAAAAATGCATTACCGTTCATTAATTCAGCTGCAGATAGTACAATAACCAACCAAGTTGTCAATTTAGTATTGTCGAAGAACAAAGGAATTGCCCCTTATGCAAAGGATCCAAAATCCAATGAGAATATGAGACTTTTCCCACAGTCTGAACTAAAGGATTTTAAAGTTATGTCTCCATCGTTCACACCACCACATGGGAATCTGCAAGTAAGCAGCACCAGCCAACCTGAGGCAGTGTCCACACCGGAAAACGTCCTAGCTGGAGGAAATGTTGCTAAAATATCAGTCACAAAAGAAAGGATAAAGCATTGCTTACAGAAAATTATTCCTCCAAAAGTACCTGCTGCTGCTTTAAAGCCATCTACAAGGCATGGTACTTCTGAAGACCAAGATCGACAG ATGGAGAGGATACTTGCAGGAGTGGCTGCTCAGATCAAACAAAGGAAACAGAGAAAACTCTGTCTTGAGTTGAGAAAAAAATTTGGCCTGCATAGAGAAGAGAGAGTATATCTGCAGAGAATTCCTTTATCAGTTATTCTCAGAAAATCAGAAGCGACTGTGTGTTCCAACAATGTACAGATGAGTGACTCTTGCAAGTTGCCACCGGAAGTACCTATTAAACCTGGacgtgaggaagaggaagag atAACTGAGGAACAGGAGGAAGAGTTGAATATAAAGAGGAAGGCAAAAATGCTACCAAtacaagaaaatacaaagaaGCAGAAAACAGAAATACAATCTATACCAAAGCCAAATTTGAAATGTGGCAACTCTGACTCAGCAGTGGATAACCCGAGTAGCTCTTGCACACAACTTGTATCAGAGCAAGGAAATCCTACAAGCATTCTGCAGTTCTCTCAAAGGGTGGACCCACACTCAAATCTTTGTGTTCAGAGTAATGAAGAGAACAAAATTTCAACCTCAGCTTTACACTACAGTGAACATGAAACTCCTTTAAGCAAGGGTACTTTCAGAGAAGATTTTTCATTTAACCCTCCAGATCTGGAGGAAACAATAAGAGATGAAAAAATAGCAAAGCTTAAACTCATGCTGAGGGAACGAGAGGCAGCACTAGAGGAAATTCGTAAAAAAATGCAGCAGACGTGA
- the DRAM2 gene encoding DNA damage-regulated autophagy modulator protein 2, producing MWWFQQGLSILPSALVIWTSASFVFSYVTAVVLHHVDPLVPYISDTGTTPPERCLFGIMLNIAALLGMATMYVRYKQVDALNPDNPKIFKLNKAGFVLGTVSCFGLCVIANFQKSTLFSMHVTGACLTFGIGAIYILVQTVLSYKMQPAIHGKGIFWIRLTVLLWCTSSIVSMFISSVILYSGLCGTGLVQKLHWDPQENGYTFHIMSTVSEWSLAFSFLSFFLTYIRDFQKISLRTEALLHGHNLYYTHQQLLTDDQGMPTTGNI from the exons ATGTGGTGGTTTCAGCAAGGTCTGAGCATCTTGCCTTCTGCCCTCGTTATTTGGACAtctgcttcctttgtgttttCATACGTTACTGCAGTCGTCTTACATCATGTTGACCCTTTGGTGCCCTACATCAG TGACACAGGAACAACACCCCCTGAAAGATGTTTGTTTGGGATAATGTTAAACATTGCTGCTCTTTTGG GCATGGCAACCATGTATGTCCGATACAAACAAGTTGATGCTTTGAATCCTGACAATCCCAAGATCTTCAAGTTAAATAAAGCTGGCTTTGTGTTAGGAACAGTTAGTTGCTTTGGGCTTTGCGTCATTGCAAACTTCCAG AAAAGCACTTTATTTTCTATGCATGTAACCGGAGCCTGTCTCACGTTTGGAATAGGAGCCATTTACATTCTGGTTCAAACAGTTCTTTCCTACAAGATGCAACCAGCGATTCATGGGAAGGGCATTTTTTGGATCAGACTGACAGTTCTGCTGTGGTGTACATCCAGCATAGTGAGTA TGTTTATTTCTTCAGTCATTTTGTACAGTGGCCTGTGTGGAACAGGTTTAGTACAGAAGCTGCATTGGGACCCCCAGGAGAAC GGTTACACTTTTCACATCATGAGCACAGTCTCTGAGTGGTCTTTGGCTTTCTCTTTCCTCAGCTTTTTCCTTACTTATATTCGTGACTTCCAG AAAATCTCTTTGCGTACAGAAGCACTGCTGCATGGGCACAATCTTTATTATACACATCAGCAGCTACTAACAGATGACCAAGGAATGCCAACCACAGGGAATATATGA